The Solibacillus daqui genome has a segment encoding these proteins:
- a CDS encoding IDEAL domain-containing protein, with amino-acid sequence MDKYYSYTDFLKAVGHQPTENQAEKLLSEIYLDLFISRIQRIYRIEQLKTLIDNSLDQKNQRDFYTYASELKMLMEAPIS; translated from the coding sequence ATGGATAAATATTATTCATATACAGACTTTTTAAAAGCAGTAGGCCATCAGCCAACGGAAAATCAAGCAGAAAAGTTGTTAAGTGAAATTTATTTAGATTTATTTATTAGTCGAATACAACGTATATATCGTATCGAACAATTAAAAACGCTAATCGATAATTCATTAGATCAGAAGAACCAGCGAGATTTTTATACCTATGCTTCCGAACTAAAAATGCTAATGGAAGCACCGATTTCTTAA
- the uvrA gene encoding excinuclease ABC subunit UvrA, giving the protein MKNTEIVVQGARAHNLKNIDVTIPRDKIVVVTGLSGSGKSSLAFDTIYAEGQRRYVESLSAYARQFLGQMDKPDVDTIEGLSPAISIDQKTTSRNPRSTVGTVTEIYDYLRLLFARIGKAYCPTHGIEITSQTVEQMVDRLMEYPERTKIQLLAPVIEGKKGTHVKLLEDLKKQGYVRIRLNGELRDLDDHIELDKNKKHTIEVVIDRVVMKEGIESRLSDSIEAALKIAEGRVLVDVMEHEELLFSEHHACPHCGFSIGELEPRMFSFNSPFGACPSCDGLGSTVKADIELVVPDWNLSLLDNAIAPWESVSSMYYPQLLASVCRHYDIPMDVPVKDIPKAKMDKILYGSGKEKVHFEYTNDYGSMHKKDIEFEGVIPNIERRFKDSSSDYVRDSMQKFMTEQPCRSCKGHRLKQETLAVKIKGQNISEATRHSIIEMYDFFSSVELSEKEKQIANLIIREVIERLRFLLDVGLNYLTLARSAGTLSGGEAQRIRLATQIGSRLTGVLYILDEPSIGLHQRDNDRLIATLESMRDLGNTLIIVEHDEDTMMAADHLIDIGPGAGVHGGQIIAQGTPKQVMKNKDSITGQYLSGRKFIPLPQERRESDGRKITIKGASENNLKNVNVEIPLGQFIAVTGVSGSGKSTLVNEILYKALASKLNRAKVKPGAHKSIEGLEQLEKVIDVDQSPIGRTPRSNPATYIGVFDDVRDVFAMTNEAKVRGYKKGRFSFNVKGGRCEACRGDGIIKIEMHFLPDVYVPCEICHGKRYNRETLEVKYKEKNIADILEMTVEDALEFFGNLPKIQRKLQTIVDVGLGYVKLGQPATTLSGGEAQRVKLASELHRRSNGKSFYILDEPTTGLHVDDIARLLKVLHRLVENGETVLVIEHNLDVIKTVDHIIDLGPEGGDGGGTILATGTPEQISEVKESYTGYYLKPILERDRERMADKIEMAKSK; this is encoded by the coding sequence GTGAAAAATACAGAAATCGTTGTACAAGGCGCACGCGCACATAACTTAAAAAATATTGATGTCACAATTCCGCGCGATAAAATCGTTGTTGTGACAGGTCTTTCAGGTTCAGGGAAATCTTCATTAGCATTTGATACGATTTATGCAGAAGGGCAGCGTCGTTATGTCGAGTCACTTTCTGCGTATGCACGCCAATTTTTAGGGCAAATGGATAAGCCCGATGTTGATACGATTGAAGGGCTGTCACCAGCGATTTCAATTGACCAAAAAACAACAAGCCGTAACCCGCGCTCAACTGTTGGTACAGTTACGGAAATTTACGATTACTTACGTTTACTATTTGCGCGTATTGGTAAGGCGTATTGTCCAACGCACGGAATTGAAATTACGTCGCAGACGGTCGAGCAAATGGTGGATCGTTTAATGGAATATCCAGAGCGCACAAAAATTCAATTGTTAGCGCCGGTCATTGAAGGAAAAAAGGGAACGCATGTCAAGTTATTAGAAGACTTGAAAAAGCAAGGCTATGTGCGTATTCGATTAAATGGTGAACTTCGTGATTTAGACGATCATATCGAGCTTGATAAAAATAAAAAGCATACAATTGAAGTCGTTATTGACCGTGTTGTGATGAAAGAAGGCATTGAATCGCGTTTAAGTGATTCTATTGAAGCTGCTCTAAAAATCGCAGAAGGTCGTGTGTTAGTGGATGTTATGGAGCATGAGGAGTTACTTTTTAGTGAGCACCATGCTTGTCCGCACTGTGGCTTCTCAATTGGCGAGCTTGAGCCACGTATGTTCTCTTTTAATAGTCCGTTTGGTGCGTGTCCATCATGTGATGGATTAGGGAGCACAGTAAAAGCGGATATTGAATTAGTTGTGCCCGATTGGAATTTATCACTTCTTGATAATGCGATTGCTCCGTGGGAATCTGTATCATCAATGTATTATCCGCAGCTACTAGCATCGGTATGTCGTCATTACGATATTCCGATGGACGTGCCAGTGAAGGATATTCCAAAGGCGAAAATGGATAAAATTTTATACGGATCTGGCAAGGAAAAAGTCCATTTTGAATATACAAATGATTACGGCAGTATGCATAAGAAGGACATCGAATTCGAGGGGGTAATTCCAAATATCGAGCGCCGCTTCAAGGATTCTTCTTCTGACTATGTACGTGATTCTATGCAAAAATTTATGACGGAGCAGCCATGTAGGTCTTGTAAAGGGCATCGTCTAAAACAGGAAACATTAGCCGTGAAAATTAAAGGGCAAAACATTTCAGAGGCAACGCGTCATTCTATCATAGAAATGTATGATTTCTTTAGTTCGGTGGAATTATCAGAAAAAGAAAAGCAAATTGCTAATTTAATTATTCGAGAAGTAATTGAGCGTTTGAGATTTTTACTTGATGTTGGTTTGAACTATTTAACGTTGGCGCGTTCTGCAGGTACATTGTCAGGTGGGGAAGCGCAGCGAATTCGTTTGGCAACGCAAATTGGCTCACGTTTAACAGGTGTTCTTTATATTTTAGATGAACCTTCGATTGGTCTGCATCAGCGTGATAATGACCGATTGATTGCTACACTTGAAAGCATGCGTGATTTAGGAAATACGCTAATTATCGTAGAGCATGATGAAGATACAATGATGGCAGCAGACCATTTAATTGATATTGGGCCTGGTGCTGGTGTCCATGGTGGGCAAATTATTGCGCAGGGTACGCCAAAGCAAGTGATGAAAAATAAAGACTCCATTACAGGGCAGTATTTAAGTGGGAGAAAGTTCATTCCACTACCTCAGGAGCGCCGAGAATCAGATGGTCGTAAAATTACGATTAAAGGGGCTTCGGAAAATAACTTAAAAAATGTTAATGTAGAAATTCCACTTGGGCAATTTATTGCGGTAACAGGAGTATCAGGTTCGGGGAAATCTACATTAGTAAATGAAATTTTATATAAGGCACTTGCATCGAAATTAAATCGTGCCAAAGTAAAGCCGGGCGCACACAAATCAATTGAAGGGCTAGAGCAGCTTGAAAAAGTAATTGATGTAGACCAATCACCAATTGGTCGCACGCCACGTTCAAATCCTGCAACGTATATTGGTGTATTTGATGATGTACGCGATGTATTTGCGATGACGAATGAGGCAAAGGTGCGCGGCTATAAAAAAGGTCGTTTTTCGTTTAATGTGAAGGGTGGCCGCTGTGAAGCTTGTCGCGGCGATGGCATTATTAAAATAGAAATGCACTTCTTGCCAGATGTTTATGTACCATGTGAAATCTGTCACGGTAAACGCTACAACCGTGAGACGTTAGAAGTGAAATACAAAGAGAAAAATATTGCTGACATTTTAGAAATGACAGTGGAAGATGCTCTAGAGTTTTTCGGTAACTTACCAAAAATACAGCGTAAACTGCAAACGATTGTCGATGTAGGGCTTGGCTATGTTAAACTTGGTCAACCAGCAACAACATTATCTGGTGGTGAGGCACAGCGTGTAAAATTAGCATCTGAATTGCATCGTCGTTCAAACGGAAAGTCATTCTACATTTTAGACGAACCAACAACAGGTCTTCATGTCGATGATATTGCGCGCCTATTAAAGGTGTTACATCGTTTAGTAGAAAACGGTGAAACGGTGCTGGTTATTGAACACAATTTAGACGTGATTAAAACGGTCGATCATATTATCGATTTAGGTCCAGAAGGTGGCGATGGCGGCGGTACAATTTTAGCGACTGGCACCCCTGAACAGATTTCGGAAGTGAAGGAGAGCTATACAGGTTATTATTTAAAGCCAATTTTAGAGCGCGATCGTGAACGCATGGCTGACAAAATTGAAATGGCGAAAAGTAAATAG
- the ftsX gene encoding permease-like cell division protein FtsX: protein MKARTLVRHFRESFKSLGRNSWMTIASVSAVTVTLLLVGVFSVIMMNLNKVASDLENDVEIRVMIDIISDEKQIDIVENELIDKIQGMPDVEEVTYSSKEDELNKLIKDFGDELSLFEQNNPLYNVLYVKAVDPLKTAEVAKQIDSFDNTQEVVYGEGKVEKLFNVLAIARNVGLVLILGLLFTAMFLISNTIRITIIARKDEIEIMKLVGATNSFVRIPFVLEGMFLGIIGSIIPITVVSLAYYKIHELLAPRLKGELFQILDTMPLLFQVNGLILLIGIFIGIWGSFMSVRKFLKI from the coding sequence ATGAAAGCTAGAACGCTCGTACGCCATTTTAGAGAAAGCTTTAAATCATTAGGACGTAATAGCTGGATGACAATTGCATCAGTCAGTGCGGTAACGGTAACATTACTATTAGTCGGTGTTTTTTCAGTTATTATGATGAACTTAAATAAAGTAGCATCAGATTTAGAAAACGATGTTGAAATTCGAGTGATGATTGATATTATTTCAGATGAAAAACAAATAGATATAGTAGAAAATGAGCTCATAGATAAGATTCAAGGAATGCCAGATGTTGAGGAAGTTACATATTCTTCAAAAGAAGATGAATTAAATAAATTGATAAAAGATTTTGGTGATGAATTAAGCCTTTTCGAACAAAATAACCCACTTTACAACGTGTTATATGTAAAGGCGGTTGACCCATTAAAAACAGCAGAAGTGGCGAAGCAAATTGATAGTTTCGACAATACACAGGAAGTTGTATATGGAGAAGGAAAAGTTGAAAAGCTTTTTAACGTTTTAGCGATTGCTCGTAATGTAGGGCTTGTATTAATTTTAGGGTTATTATTTACAGCGATGTTCTTAATTTCGAATACAATTCGTATTACGATCATTGCACGTAAAGATGAAATTGAAATTATGAAATTAGTAGGGGCGACAAATTCATTTGTGCGCATTCCATTTGTATTAGAAGGTATGTTTCTAGGTATTATCGGCTCGATTATTCCAATTACTGTCGTATCCTTGGCTTACTATAAAATACATGAATTATTAGCACCACGCTTAAAAGGTGAGTTATTCCAAATTTTAGACACAATGCCATTACTGTTCCAAGTGAACGGCCTGATTTTATTAATCGGTATTTTCATCGGTATATGGGGTAGCTTTATGTCGGTACGCAAGTTTTTAAAGATTTAA
- a CDS encoding DUF4097 family beta strand repeat-containing protein: protein MQEQRKRILQLVENGTITAEEAIVLLEKLSGKNESTPLPVQPVVPPNEPKENEPVFKAEPVDEAKEQRKTTGFEDIFGKSFNDKEFNKKMDDFMGDIKKDLSQLSTRMTGLVGAALSKLKDLDIETPFGEKVEFSKTYAYPAIDVRSIELDIANGKIDVVQATDELITIQVNGKTTLKGTEEETITHITESLVTKTDDKIYMKSENKFTQLKVQIAIPKKHYDVFIARLMNGGISVENLDAKLIKARTYNGAIRVNHTQFDHAELQTSNGAVEARTVKGTDLEIETANGRIYVDGDLKEVDAESMNGHVVVTTSSAEANKVKARALAGSVEIYVPKTVALEGQIFSNLGKADVGLNDVKLYEEEEQFLLKSVRFTKELEGAKLLKLTGESRTGTVLVRYTLQ from the coding sequence ATGCAAGAACAACGAAAACGCATTTTACAATTAGTAGAAAACGGTACAATTACAGCTGAAGAGGCCATTGTTTTATTAGAAAAGTTATCAGGCAAAAACGAATCCACTCCGCTTCCAGTTCAACCGGTCGTGCCTCCAAATGAGCCAAAAGAGAACGAGCCTGTTTTTAAAGCAGAGCCGGTTGATGAAGCGAAAGAACAACGAAAAACGACAGGATTTGAAGATATTTTTGGCAAATCATTTAATGATAAAGAATTCAATAAAAAAATGGATGACTTCATGGGCGATATTAAAAAGGATTTATCTCAATTAAGCACGCGTATGACAGGGTTAGTTGGTGCAGCATTATCAAAATTAAAAGACTTAGATATTGAAACGCCTTTTGGTGAAAAAGTAGAGTTTTCCAAAACTTATGCTTATCCAGCTATTGATGTGAGAAGTATTGAACTGGATATAGCCAATGGAAAAATTGATGTAGTGCAAGCGACGGATGAATTAATAACTATTCAGGTGAATGGTAAAACAACACTTAAAGGCACTGAAGAAGAAACAATTACGCACATTACCGAATCATTAGTTACAAAGACGGATGATAAAATATATATGAAGTCAGAAAATAAATTTACCCAGTTGAAAGTGCAAATCGCTATTCCCAAAAAACATTATGACGTATTTATTGCCCGCTTAATGAATGGCGGTATTTCAGTAGAAAACTTAGATGCGAAATTAATAAAAGCCCGTACTTATAATGGGGCAATTCGAGTAAACCATACACAATTTGACCATGCCGAGCTGCAAACGAGCAATGGAGCTGTAGAAGCACGTACTGTAAAGGGTACCGACTTAGAAATTGAAACTGCAAATGGCCGAATTTATGTCGATGGTGATTTAAAAGAAGTCGATGCTGAATCTATGAACGGTCATGTTGTCGTAACTACTTCAAGTGCAGAAGCGAATAAAGTAAAAGCGCGTGCGTTGGCTGGTTCGGTCGAAATCTATGTACCAAAAACAGTGGCGCTAGAAGGACAAATTTTCTCAAACTTAGGGAAAGCAGATGTCGGCTTAAACGATGTGAAGCTGTATGAGGAAGAGGAGCAATTCCTGTTAAAATCCGTGCGCTTTACAAAAGAGCTAGAAGGCGCAAAATTATTGAAATTGACAGGTGAATCACGTACGGGTACAGTGCTAGTTCGTTACACATTACAATAA
- the ftsE gene encoding cell division ATP-binding protein FtsE, translated as MIQMNNVVKKYPNGVVAVNGITIDIKTGEFVYVVGPSGAGKSTFIKLMYREEKPTSGDVMINNINLRTLKNSRVPFLRRQLGVVFQDFKLLPRLTVYENVAFALEVIEEQPKVIRKRVMEVLELVGLKHKVRMFPSELSGGEQQRVAIARSIVNRPKVMIADEPTGNLDPDTSWEIMNIFEEINRQGTTIVMATHNREIVNTIRKRVIAIEGGMIVRDEYGGDYGYES; from the coding sequence ATGATTCAAATGAATAATGTAGTGAAAAAGTATCCTAATGGCGTTGTCGCAGTAAACGGGATTACAATTGATATAAAAACAGGTGAGTTCGTGTATGTAGTAGGCCCAAGTGGTGCCGGAAAATCGACGTTTATTAAGTTGATGTACCGAGAAGAAAAGCCTACGTCAGGTGATGTAATGATTAATAACATTAACTTGCGTACCTTGAAAAATAGCCGTGTGCCGTTTTTACGACGTCAGTTAGGGGTTGTATTCCAAGACTTTAAATTGCTGCCACGACTAACAGTGTATGAAAACGTGGCCTTTGCGTTGGAAGTAATTGAAGAACAGCCAAAAGTAATTCGCAAACGTGTAATGGAAGTATTAGAACTTGTTGGTTTGAAACATAAAGTACGCATGTTCCCAAGCGAATTATCTGGTGGAGAGCAGCAACGTGTGGCGATTGCCCGTTCAATTGTGAATCGTCCGAAAGTAATGATTGCGGACGAGCCAACGGGGAACCTAGATCCTGATACGTCTTGGGAAATTATGAATATTTTTGAAGAAATTAATCGTCAAGGTACGACGATTGTAATGGCGACACATAACCGTGAAATCGTAAACACAATTCGTAAGCGTGTTATAGCAATTGAAGGCGGTATGATTGTACGCGATGAGTACGGGGGTGACTATGGCTATGAAAGCTAG
- a CDS encoding competence protein ComK, which yields MNRNREQISKYYITNSTYCLISQPNSDKVFTVILDKHGKTTMSFPPLRVIRHTCTLNGSTFEATTQQAREFLGHNRHKVPIMVAYNFGDPCVVFPLFSPHSKQNIWVTVNAIINIEEMNESTLVTFVDGTEQIFPVHLKSFNQQYVRAVLYYKNLILQRKALI from the coding sequence ATGAATCGAAATCGCGAACAAATATCTAAGTACTATATTACTAATTCGACCTATTGCTTAATTTCACAACCAAATTCCGATAAAGTTTTCACAGTAATATTAGACAAGCACGGAAAAACTACAATGTCATTCCCACCGTTGAGAGTAATTCGACATACTTGCACCTTAAATGGTTCAACATTTGAAGCAACTACACAGCAAGCAAGAGAATTTTTGGGACATAATCGACATAAAGTACCGATTATGGTTGCCTATAACTTTGGTGATCCTTGTGTTGTATTCCCTTTATTTTCCCCTCATTCAAAACAAAATATTTGGGTGACGGTCAATGCCATTATTAATATTGAAGAAATGAACGAATCGACATTGGTGACATTTGTCGATGGTACAGAGCAAATTTTCCCTGTGCACTTAAAATCATTTAATCAGCAATACGTAAGAGCCGTTCTTTACTATAAAAACCTCATATTACAACGCAAAGCTTTAATATGA
- the prfB gene encoding peptide chain release factor 2 (programmed frameshift) codes for MELADVRNALENTATKLADFRGSLDLENKEARIQELDELMLEPNFWNDQQGAQTIINESNGIKAVVNEYNDLISTQENLEMTLELLREEPDEELQEELGNELTEYREKVEAFELQMLLSEPYDKNNAILELHPGAGGTESQDWGSMLLRMYQRWADKRGFKVETLDYLPGDEAGIKSVTLKISGHNAYGYLKAEKGVHRLVRISPFDSSGRRHTSFVSCDVMPEFNDEIEIEVRAEDLKIDTYRATGAGGQHINTTDSAVRITHAPTGVVVQCQAERSQIKNREAAMKMLKSKLYQLEIEKQQAQLDEIRGEQKEIGWGSQIRSYVFHPYSMVKDHRTSAETGNVGAVMDGDLDLFITVYLRSKISY; via the exons ATGGAATTAGCAGACGTGCGGAATGCGCTCGAAAATACAGCTACAAAACTAGCGGACTTCAGGGGGTCTCTT GACTTAGAAAACAAAGAGGCACGTATCCAAGAATTAGATGAGTTAATGTTAGAGCCAAATTTTTGGAACGACCAGCAAGGTGCACAGACAATTATTAACGAATCAAATGGCATTAAAGCTGTTGTTAACGAATACAACGATTTAATCTCAACACAAGAAAACCTAGAAATGACATTAGAACTGCTACGTGAAGAGCCGGACGAAGAATTACAAGAAGAGCTTGGCAATGAGCTAACAGAGTACCGAGAAAAAGTGGAAGCGTTCGAATTACAAATGTTATTATCTGAGCCATATGATAAAAACAATGCGATTTTAGAGCTTCATCCGGGTGCAGGTGGTACTGAGTCTCAAGACTGGGGTTCGATGCTTTTACGAATGTACCAACGTTGGGCAGATAAGCGCGGCTTTAAAGTCGAAACATTGGACTATTTACCGGGCGATGAAGCAGGGATCAAATCGGTTACATTAAAAATCTCTGGTCATAATGCTTACGGTTATTTAAAGGCAGAAAAAGGTGTTCACCGTTTAGTACGTATTTCGCCGTTTGATTCCTCAGGTCGTCGCCATACGTCATTCGTTTCATGTGATGTGATGCCAGAATTTAATGATGAAATTGAAATCGAGGTTCGTGCAGAAGATTTAAAAATTGATACGTATCGTGCAACAGGTGCAGGTGGTCAGCACATTAATACGACGGACTCTGCTGTTCGAATTACGCATGCGCCTACAGGGGTTGTTGTACAATGTCAGGCAGAGCGTTCACAAATTAAAAACCGTGAAGCTGCGATGAAGATGTTAAAATCGAAACTATATCAATTAGAAATAGAAAAGCAACAAGCACAACTAGATGAAATCCGTGGTGAGCAAAAAGAAATTGGCTGGGGTTCACAAATTCGTTCGTATGTATTCCACCCATATTCAATGGTTAAAGATCACCGTACAAGCGCAGAAACAGGTAATGTTGGCGCGGTGATGGATGGCGATTTAGATTTATTCATAACAGTGTATTTACGTTCAAAAATTTCATACTGA
- the uvrB gene encoding excinuclease ABC subunit UvrB, translating to MTETFTIQSAYKPAGDQPEAIKELVHGIKEGKRHQTLLGATGTGKTFTISNVIKEVNKPTLVMAHNKTLAGQLYSEFKEFFPDNAVEYFVSYYDYFQPEAYVPQTDTYIEKDSSINDEIDKLRHSATSALFERKDVIIIASVSCIYGLGNPEEYREMVVSIRTGMEIERNQLLRKLVDIQYERNDINFTRGTFRVRGDVVEIFPASKDEHCIRIEFFGDEVDRIREVDALTGEILGERQHVAIFPASHFVTREEKMKIAIENIEKELQVRLDLLRSEDRLLEAQRLEQRTNYDLEMMKEMGFCSGIENYSRHLTLRESGATPYTLLDYFPEDFLLVVDESHVTLPQVRGMYNGDQARKNVLVEHGFRLPSALDNRPLMFDEFQSKVGQAIYVSATPGPFELEHTPEMVQQIIRPTGLLDPNIDVRPIEGQIDDLIDEIHERIRRNERVLITTLTKKMSEDLTNYLKEMGLKVEYLHSEIKTLERIEIIRELRKGIHDVLVGINLLREGLDIPEVSLVAILDADKEGFLRSERSLIQTIGRAARNANGHVIMYANNMTDSMTKAISETKRRREIQMAYNEQHGIVPQTIIKKIPDIIRATQAAEQEEKYITKVTGGKKLTKKELQKLVETLQVEMKEAAKALDFERAAELRDMIFELKAEG from the coding sequence ATGACAGAGACTTTTACAATTCAATCAGCGTACAAGCCTGCTGGCGATCAACCCGAAGCGATCAAAGAACTTGTACATGGCATAAAAGAAGGCAAACGTCATCAAACGTTACTTGGTGCTACAGGGACAGGGAAAACGTTTACGATTTCAAACGTAATTAAGGAAGTCAATAAACCAACGCTAGTAATGGCCCATAATAAAACACTGGCAGGTCAATTATATAGTGAGTTTAAAGAATTTTTTCCAGACAATGCGGTTGAATATTTTGTGAGTTACTATGATTATTTCCAACCGGAAGCATATGTACCACAAACCGATACGTATATCGAAAAGGATTCGAGTATTAATGATGAAATTGATAAGCTGCGACACTCGGCTACGTCAGCGTTATTTGAGCGTAAGGATGTTATTATCATTGCTTCGGTATCGTGTATTTATGGTTTAGGGAATCCTGAAGAATACCGTGAGATGGTTGTATCGATTCGAACAGGAATGGAAATTGAACGCAATCAATTACTGCGAAAATTAGTAGATATTCAATATGAACGTAACGATATCAACTTTACGCGCGGAACATTTCGTGTGCGAGGAGATGTTGTTGAAATATTCCCAGCGTCTAAGGATGAACACTGCATTCGAATTGAATTTTTCGGAGATGAGGTAGACCGTATCCGAGAAGTGGATGCACTAACAGGTGAAATTCTAGGTGAGCGTCAGCACGTGGCCATTTTCCCTGCATCCCACTTCGTAACGCGTGAAGAAAAGATGAAAATCGCTATTGAAAATATTGAAAAAGAGCTACAAGTGCGACTTGATCTGTTGCGCTCGGAGGATCGTTTACTAGAGGCACAGCGCTTAGAGCAACGTACAAATTACGATTTAGAAATGATGAAAGAAATGGGTTTTTGCTCAGGAATCGAAAACTATTCACGTCATTTAACATTAAGAGAATCGGGAGCAACACCATATACATTGCTTGATTATTTCCCGGAAGATTTCTTACTTGTTGTCGATGAAAGTCACGTAACATTGCCTCAGGTGCGCGGTATGTATAATGGTGACCAGGCGCGTAAAAATGTATTAGTAGAGCATGGTTTCCGTCTGCCATCCGCGCTAGATAACCGTCCATTAATGTTCGATGAATTTCAGTCGAAGGTCGGTCAGGCGATTTATGTTTCGGCAACACCAGGACCTTTTGAATTAGAGCATACACCAGAAATGGTACAGCAAATTATTCGTCCGACCGGCTTACTTGATCCAAATATTGATGTTCGCCCAATTGAAGGGCAAATTGATGATTTAATCGATGAAATTCATGAACGAATTCGTCGTAATGAGCGTGTTTTAATTACAACTTTGACGAAAAAAATGTCTGAGGATTTAACAAATTACTTGAAGGAAATGGGCTTAAAGGTTGAATATTTACACTCAGAGATTAAAACACTAGAGCGAATTGAGATTATTCGTGAGCTGCGTAAAGGAATACATGATGTGTTGGTTGGTATTAACTTACTTCGAGAAGGGTTAGACATTCCGGAAGTGTCCCTTGTCGCAATTTTAGATGCTGATAAGGAAGGGTTCTTGCGTTCGGAGCGTTCGCTTATTCAAACCATTGGACGTGCTGCGCGTAATGCGAACGGTCATGTTATTATGTATGCAAATAATATGACGGATTCAATGACGAAGGCGATTTCCGAAACGAAACGTCGTCGTGAAATTCAAATGGCGTACAATGAACAGCATGGAATCGTACCACAGACAATTATCAAAAAAATACCAGACATCATTCGTGCAACGCAAGCGGCTGAGCAGGAAGAAAAGTATATTACAAAAGTAACGGGCGGCAAAAAGCTAACGAAAAAAGAGCTGCAAAAGCTAGTTGAAACATTGCAAGTTGAAATGAAAGAAGCTGCAAAAGCATTAGACTTTGAACGTGCAGCAGAATTACGAGATATGATTTTTGAATTGAAGGCAGAAGGGTGA